The Gemmatimonadota bacterium genomic sequence ACGACGGCGCTCAAGAAGGACCCCGGCGTGGCGGCGGTGCCTGCGGTGGTGCCGCCGGTCGAGTCGTTAGGCGTGCTGGGGGCGGGGTTCATGGGGGCCGGGATCACGACGGTGGCGGTGCAGCAGGGGGTCCCGGTGCGGTTGAAGGACGCCAGCCTGGAGCGCGTGGGGAAGGGTCTTGCGTCGGTCCGCGCGGTGTTATCCGAGCGCCTGAAGAAGCGCCAAGTCACCCGCCAGCAGCTCGACGACCAGCTGCTGCTCGCGGGGGGCACGGTAGACTACACGGGGTTTGGTCACGTAGACCTGGTCATCGAGGCCGTCTTTGAGGAGCTCGCGGTGAAGCACCAGGTCGTGCGAGAGCTGGAAGCGGTACTCGATGCGGGGGCGATTGTCGCGTCCAACACCAGCACGATCCCGATCGCGCGGATCGCCGAGGTGTCGCGCCGCCCGGAGCGGGTGCTCGGGATGCACTTCTTCTCGCCCGTGCACAAGATGCCGTTGCTGGAAGTCATCGTCACGCCCTCGACCCGGGATGACGTCACGGCCGCCGCCGTGGCGTTTGGGAAGCGGCTCGGGAAGACCGTGATCGTGGTGCGCGATGCGCCGGGATTCTATGTCAATCGCATCCTGAATCCCTACCTCAACGAAGCAGGCCGATTGCTCGACGCGGGATGCGCGATTGATGCCCTGGATGCGGCGGTCGTGGCCGACGGATTCCCCGTGGGCCCGATCACGCTGCTGGATGAAGTCGGGCTCGACGTGGCGGGCAAGGTGGCGCCGATCTTCCATGAGGCCTTTGGCGAACGCATGGCGCCGCCGGCTTCGCTGCGGGCCGTGGTCGAGGCCGGGCGCCTGGGGCGCAAGGGCAAGAGCGGCTTCTACCTGTACGATGCCGACGGCGTACGAGGTGGCGTGGATCCATCCGTGTACGCGCTGTTCCCGACCGGGGCGCAACGCGTGGCCGTGGAGCCCGGCGAGATCACCGAACGCCTCATGTGTGCGATCCTGGGCGAGGCGGCGCGCTGCCTTGAGGAGGGGATCATCCGCTCGCCGCGCGACGGTGATGTGGGTGCGGTCTTCGGCTTTGGGTATCCCCCATTTCGCGGCGGACCGTTCCGGACGATCGATGCCATGGGCCCCGCGGCGCTGCTCACGCGGCTCGAGAAGCTCAATGATCGGTTTCCGGGGCGCTTTGTGCCGGCGGAAATCCTGGTGCACATGGCGCGGCGGGGCGAGCGGTTCTACCCGCAGACGGGGCACCCACTGGCGTAAGGTGTCAACGGGCGAGGGGTCGCGCGCCGGCGGGTGATGCAGCGCACACCCTAACGATGAAGTTGCTGAGGGGGTCGACCCGGGCTTCGGGACCCGCCAGATTGGGGGACCACCCGTGGGGTTCCGGACGCCAGGGAAGGAGTCCGAGGGTCTGGATACGGCTCGGGCCGCCATTTTCTTCATTTCCGCAACTCGTTGTGTTGCAACGAGTTGCCCGACATTACCACGGTCGAGCCCGCTCGGTCGTGACCCGACGTTGACGAATGACGCTTTCGCAGGGTCTACCCGTACAGAACGACGACGCGGCCATCGTGGCGCGGGTGCTGGCCGGTGATACGGCGGCATACGCGATTCTGGTGGGGCGGTATCGGGCGCAGTTCGCGCGATACGCTGTGCGGATGCTCGGGACGCGGGAAGATGCGGAAGAGGCGCTGCAGGATGCCTTCGTCCGTGCCTATCGCTCCCTGGCACGGTGCGATGACCCAGAGCGGTTTGGGTCATGGCTCTTCCGCATCCTGGCGAACCGGTGCCGAACGACCGGGACGCGACGTGGTCGGCGGGAGAAGACGTTCGTACGGGATGAAGGAGCGCTGCTTGGTGCGGCGCATGAGCATCCGGCGGAACAGGCGGCATGGCGGGAAGAGATCGACCGCGCCCTGGCACGATTGGACGTGGAGCAGCGCGAGGCGTTCCTGTTGAAACACGTGGAAGACCTCGGGTATGAAGAGATGTCGGAGTTGACGGGGGTGGGGGTGTCGGCACTCAAGATGCGAGTCAAGCGGGCCTGCGAACGATTGCGGGTCCTGCTCCAGGAGGCCCAAGGGTGAGAGACCAGGAAATCGACCTATTCATCGCCAAGGTGGCGCGCGAGCTCAAGGAGCCCGTCGACTTGGATCCGCAGTTCGACATGCGGGTCATGGCGTCGTTGGCTCCCGAGGTGATCTCGCTGGAGAGCCGCCGGGTGCGGCAGCCGTGGTATCGTCGCCAGCTCGCGGTGCCCGCGCCGATCGCCGGGCTCGCAGCAGCGGCGG encodes the following:
- a CDS encoding RNA polymerase sigma factor; the encoded protein is MTLSQGLPVQNDDAAIVARVLAGDTAAYAILVGRYRAQFARYAVRMLGTREDAEEALQDAFVRAYRSLARCDDPERFGSWLFRILANRCRTTGTRRGRREKTFVRDEGALLGAAHEHPAEQAAWREEIDRALARLDVEQREAFLLKHVEDLGYEEMSELTGVGVSALKMRVKRACERLRVLLQEAQG
- a CDS encoding enoyl-CoA hydratase/isomerase family protein, which encodes MTALTVERVGAVAVITFDLPGEPVNKFSRVVKDEFVAVLDALERDTAVGAAVLLSGKPDTFIAGADIEEFLEWTTAFQAEAASKEGHQLLDRLERARVPMVAAIHGACLGGGLETALACAYRIASDHEKTVLALPEIQLGLIPGAGGTQRLPHVVGLQAALDMILTGRNVRAKKALQMGLVHEMVHPAILRRVALERASAIAAGTMRRKAPGRHRTLMDVALEGNPLGRSVVLKKAGEMAMAKSKGHYPAIPAALAAVDAAYGSRAAGFATEAKLFGELAASPVCRELIFLFFATTALKKDPGVAAVPAVVPPVESLGVLGAGFMGAGITTVAVQQGVPVRLKDASLERVGKGLASVRAVLSERLKKRQVTRQQLDDQLLLAGGTVDYTGFGHVDLVIEAVFEELAVKHQVVRELEAVLDAGAIVASNTSTIPIARIAEVSRRPERVLGMHFFSPVHKMPLLEVIVTPSTRDDVTAAAVAFGKRLGKTVIVVRDAPGFYVNRILNPYLNEAGRLLDAGCAIDALDAAVVADGFPVGPITLLDEVGLDVAGKVAPIFHEAFGERMAPPASLRAVVEAGRLGRKGKSGFYLYDADGVRGGVDPSVYALFPTGAQRVAVEPGEITERLMCAILGEAARCLEEGIIRSPRDGDVGAVFGFGYPPFRGGPFRTIDAMGPAALLTRLEKLNDRFPGRFVPAEILVHMARRGERFYPQTGHPLA